Below is a window of Pseudomonadota bacterium DNA.
GTGACAGGAAGTCACGCATCGACGAACACGCACGATGCGTGATTTCGTCGTCCAGCGAAGAAGTTCGGATCAGCCGAAGCACATGAGCCGCAAGGATATCATGAAACGACACGGCTTTTGAGATTCGAACTGAAAACATAATCAAGTAATATATCATTAATGAAACAGATATATCAAGAATTGGGGAGAATGCTGGCAAGGACAGTGTCTGTCCATATATTTCAAAAGCGGTTATCTTTTAGAAAAAAGAATCAGTAAATCCTCGCGTTAAGCTAACAGCTATGAGCTAACCGCTAACAGCTCTGTCCAGAAAACTACATTTATGGACAGGCCCCTGGTTATTCCTTTGCAATAAGGTCAGTACTCAGATAACGCTCGCCGGTATCTGGAAGAATAAAAACGATCATCTTGCCGTTGTTTTCCGGGCGTGCCGCAACCTGAAGCGCAGCCCAGGCAGCAGCTCCGGAAGAGATGCCGCAAAGAATTCCTTCGTCTCTGGCAATTTTTCTTGCAGTTGAAATGGCGTCATCATTGGTTACGGTGATAACCTCGTCGATAATTTCGGTATTGAGCACCTCCGGGACAAAACCGGCGCCGATTCCCTGTATTTTATGAGGGCCGGGTTTGCCTCCTGAAAGGACCGGCGAAGCAGCAGGCTCAACGGCTATTGCCTTAAAAGCTGGTTTCCTGCCCTTTAGCACTTCGGAAACCCCGGTGATTGTTCCACCGGTGCCGACGCCTGCAACAAAGATATCAACCCGGCCGCCGGTGTCCTGCCATATTTCTTCTGCGGTGGTTTTTCGATGAATTTCCGGATTGGCAGGATTGGCAAACTGATTGGGCATGAATGCTCCCGGGGTTGCAGCTACCAGTTCCCTGGCTTTGTTGATTGCGCCTTTCATGCCCTCTGCACCCGGGGTGAGAATAAGTTCGGCGCCGAAATGTTTCAGCAGGGTTCGTCTTTCCAGGCTCATGGTGTCCGGCATGGTGAGGACAAGCTTATAGCCCTTTGCGGCGCAGACAAAGGCCAGAGCGATTCCGGTGTTGCCGCTGGTGGGCTCAATGATCGTTGTTTCGGCGGAGATGCTGCCGTCTGCCTCGCCGGCCTCGATCATTGCCAGGCCGATCCGGTCTTTGACACTTGCCAGGGGATTCTGGAATTCAAGTTTCGCATAGACCTCGGCGCCAAGCCCTGCAGCGATGCGGTTCAGTCTGATGAGCGGAGTGTGGCCGACGATTTTGGTGACATTCTGATGTAATGTTGTCATTGTAAATTTCCTCCAAAGAACTTTAGCAGATCATTTGAGAAACTCTGCGATTATCAGTCTGTTTGTGCAAAATTATTTCTTTTTGCCGTTACCCGAATAGATGAGTTCAGGTCTTTTGAGCAATACTTTTGTGTCCGGCGGCACGCTTTCAGTAAGCCAGATATTGCCGCCGACAATCGAGCGGGCGCCGATTACCGTGTCGCCGCCCAGAACTGTTGTGTTTGCATAAATGATCACGTCATCCTCAATGGTGGGATGTCTTTTTTTGTTGCGCCATTTTTCTCCGGCATCATGGGGCAGAGACAGCGCCCCCAAGGTTACGCCCTGATAGAGCCTGACGCGGTTGCCGATTTCAGTGGTTTCGCCGATGACCACCCCGGTGCCGTGGTCGATGAAAAAACTTTCGCCGATGGTTGCCCCGGGATGAATGTCTATTCCTGTTCGGCTGTGGGCGTGCTCGGTCATAATCCGGGGAATGAACGGCACTCCGAGCTTATAGAGGGCATTGGCAACCCGATAGGTTGTGATGGCCTGCAGGCCCGGATAACTGAAAATTACCTCATCCTGGCTTTTAGCCGCCGGGTCGCCGGTGATTGCAGCCAAGATATCGGTTTTCAGCAGCTCTTTGATGATTGGCAATTGCTGGATGAATTTCAGTGCAGGATCCTGACCCCGGTCAGCGCAGTGTTCGCAGGCGTCATTATTGCTGAGACAGTTGTATTGGTATGCAAGGAGGATCTGCCG
It encodes the following:
- the cysK gene encoding cysteine synthase A; the encoded protein is MTTLHQNVTKIVGHTPLIRLNRIAAGLGAEVYAKLEFQNPLASVKDRIGLAMIEAGEADGSISAETTIIEPTSGNTGIALAFVCAAKGYKLVLTMPDTMSLERRTLLKHFGAELILTPGAEGMKGAINKARELVAATPGAFMPNQFANPANPEIHRKTTAEEIWQDTGGRVDIFVAGVGTGGTITGVSEVLKGRKPAFKAIAVEPAASPVLSGGKPGPHKIQGIGAGFVPEVLNTEIIDEVITVTNDDAISTARKIARDEGILCGISSGAAAWAALQVAARPENNGKMIVFILPDTGERYLSTDLIAKE
- a CDS encoding serine acetyltransferase: MKKKKIDPLKIITKSSATPNQYRELPPVVKKIAESWNKKEYCDHVGAIPMPSHESVITILSHIRRILFPGYFSQTTINADNLEYYLGQEINILFEDLSRQILLAYQYNCLSNNDACEHCADRGQDPALKFIQQLPIIKELLKTDILAAITGDPAAKSQDEVIFSYPGLQAITTYRVANALYKLGVPFIPRIMTEHAHSRTGIDIHPGATIGESFFIDHGTGVVIGETTEIGNRVRLYQGVTLGALSLPHDAGEKWRNKKRHPTIEDDVIIYANTTVLGGDTVIGARSIVGGNIWLTESVPPDTKVLLKRPELIYSGNGKKK